One stretch of Saccharomonospora xinjiangensis XJ-54 DNA includes these proteins:
- a CDS encoding SDR family NAD(P)-dependent oxidoreductase, producing MGTRLAVVTGASTGIGRQLALEFARHGFDLVACADDDALDAAVAEFDALGRQVWSVRDDLATYSGIMELADRVDALDRPVDVLVLNAGVGTGGAFAGDTSLHDQLRVVDLNVAGTVHLAKRLLPAMVERGSGRLVVVSSTVAGLPGPYQATYNASKAFVSSFAAALAEELRGTGVSVTTVLPGVTDTEFFARAGLRDTKIGALSFKDDPARVARQTYAAVTAGRAQVVTGPLYNRLFVLAGRLLPDRLLARVHRTFSALDSAGSPVIG from the coding sequence ATGGGAACCCGACTGGCCGTGGTGACCGGCGCTTCGACGGGGATCGGGAGGCAACTCGCGCTTGAGTTCGCCCGGCACGGATTCGACCTGGTGGCGTGTGCCGACGACGACGCGCTCGACGCCGCCGTTGCCGAGTTCGACGCTCTCGGCCGCCAGGTGTGGAGTGTGCGCGACGACCTGGCGACCTACTCGGGGATCATGGAGCTGGCCGACCGCGTCGATGCTCTCGACCGTCCTGTGGACGTGCTGGTTCTCAACGCCGGAGTGGGCACAGGCGGCGCCTTCGCAGGGGACACCTCATTGCACGACCAACTGCGCGTCGTTGACCTTAACGTGGCGGGAACCGTGCATCTGGCCAAGCGGCTGCTGCCCGCGATGGTCGAACGCGGCAGTGGGCGGCTCGTCGTCGTGTCCTCGACCGTCGCTGGACTCCCCGGTCCTTACCAGGCCACGTACAACGCCTCGAAGGCGTTCGTGTCGTCGTTCGCCGCGGCCCTCGCCGAGGAATTGCGGGGAACCGGGGTCAGCGTCACGACGGTGCTGCCCGGGGTCACCGACACGGAGTTCTTCGCGCGAGCGGGACTGCGGGACACGAAGATCGGGGCGCTGTCGTTCAAGGACGACCCTGCTCGCGTCGCGCGCCAGACCTACGCCGCCGTGACGGCGGGGCGAGCACAAGTCGTCACCGGCCCGCTCTACAACCGGTTGTTCGTGCTGGCAGGACGTCTGCTGCCCGATCGCCTGCTCGCCCGCGTTCATCGCACCTTCTCCGCGCTGGACTCCGCGGGTTCTCCGGTCATCGGCTGA
- a CDS encoding M23 family metallopeptidase — protein MRARHVRRAAPIALLASLTLISTPGVSFAEPAETATQQIQLNPAAAQQDEKPLGEQIASAEKALEKVKKQAADAKKRLDNTTSQHDKAKKATEDARGSLVKARATVAKAEAQLRKAQQRVDEQSSGFSFAGVVNSLMGFLGSDVTDSMSQDVDAKRDAADDAGKRVEKAEREQTKAERAKLNAEKAHKQAAAKQDEKQSELDKLHERKKAEEAEKQAAEAPADGGAAAPAAPPPPPPAPGVVKPAEGTFTSGYGARWGTTHYGVDIANAIGTPIHSLMSGTVISSGPASGFGLWVRVQHDNGLITVYGHINESLVSVGQRVEAGQQIATMGNRGQSTGPHLHFEIIENGVKIDPLPWLQANGITL, from the coding sequence ATGCGTGCGCGTCATGTCCGGCGGGCCGCGCCGATCGCGCTACTCGCCTCACTGACCCTGATTTCCACCCCCGGCGTCAGCTTCGCGGAGCCCGCGGAGACGGCGACCCAGCAGATCCAGCTCAACCCTGCGGCAGCACAGCAGGACGAGAAGCCACTCGGCGAGCAGATCGCCTCGGCCGAGAAGGCCCTGGAGAAGGTCAAGAAGCAAGCGGCTGACGCCAAGAAGAGGCTCGACAACACGACGTCGCAGCACGACAAGGCGAAGAAGGCCACGGAGGACGCTCGCGGCAGCCTCGTCAAGGCTCGCGCCACGGTCGCCAAGGCCGAGGCGCAGCTGCGGAAGGCGCAGCAGCGCGTTGACGAGCAGTCCTCCGGGTTCAGCTTCGCCGGTGTGGTCAACTCGCTGATGGGCTTCCTCGGCTCCGACGTCACCGACTCGATGAGCCAGGACGTCGATGCCAAGCGCGACGCAGCCGACGACGCGGGCAAGCGCGTCGAGAAGGCGGAACGCGAACAGACCAAGGCCGAGCGCGCCAAGCTCAACGCCGAGAAGGCGCACAAGCAGGCCGCCGCGAAGCAGGACGAGAAGCAGTCCGAATTGGACAAGCTGCACGAGCGGAAGAAGGCCGAGGAGGCCGAGAAGCAGGCCGCCGAGGCTCCCGCGGACGGTGGTGCGGCGGCTCCGGCCGCTCCCCCGCCCCCGCCGCCTGCTCCCGGCGTCGTGAAGCCTGCGGAGGGAACGTTCACCTCCGGCTACGGCGCGCGGTGGGGCACAACGCACTACGGCGTGGACATCGCCAACGCCATCGGCACGCCGATCCACTCCCTCATGTCGGGCACCGTGATCTCGTCGGGTCCCGCGAGCGGCTTCGGCCTGTGGGTCCGCGTGCAGCACGACAACGGCCTGATCACCGTCTACGGGCACATCAACGAGTCGCTCGTGTCGGTCGGTCAGCGCGTCGAGGCCGGTCAGCAGATCGCCACGATGGGCAATCGCGGCCAGTCCACCGGCCCGCACCTGCACTTCGAGATCATCGAGAACGGTGTGAAGATCGACCCGCTGCCCTGGTTGCAGGCCAACGGCATCACCCTGTGA
- a CDS encoding SDR family NAD(P)-dependent oxidoreductase, with protein sequence MDMGLRGRVALVTGASTGIGAATARAFGGEGARVALTYRTNKDKATRVAKEVESVGGEALTVRLDLEDRAGIAAAVSAVVQRWGGVDVLVANAVRWGGSAPDFSARFEDVPAEEWQAMVDANLLGTADVVRQVLPSMRARRWGRIVLVSSGVAEEGLPGPGPYGTAKSGLHGMARALAWNAGSDGVLVNVVAPGLTLTERVPSLGSHYVDTFAAAVPSRRLSTPDEVARLVTFLGSEANGNLTGELVREGSSAARAPHVGG encoded by the coding sequence ATGGACATGGGTTTGCGAGGTCGCGTGGCACTGGTCACCGGTGCGTCAACGGGCATCGGCGCGGCCACGGCCCGCGCGTTCGGTGGTGAGGGTGCGAGGGTCGCGCTCACCTACCGGACGAACAAGGACAAGGCCACCCGCGTCGCGAAGGAGGTGGAGAGCGTGGGTGGCGAAGCACTCACCGTTCGCCTCGACCTGGAGGACAGGGCGGGTATCGCCGCTGCCGTGTCGGCGGTGGTCCAACGCTGGGGCGGGGTGGACGTGCTCGTGGCCAACGCCGTTCGCTGGGGAGGCTCGGCGCCGGACTTCTCGGCGAGGTTCGAGGACGTTCCGGCCGAGGAATGGCAGGCGATGGTCGATGCCAACCTGCTCGGCACGGCGGACGTGGTGCGGCAGGTGCTGCCGTCGATGCGGGCACGGCGGTGGGGGCGCATCGTGCTCGTGTCCTCCGGCGTCGCGGAGGAGGGACTGCCCGGCCCCGGCCCCTACGGCACAGCCAAGTCGGGCCTGCACGGTATGGCACGGGCTCTCGCGTGGAACGCCGGCAGCGACGGCGTCCTCGTCAACGTCGTCGCGCCGGGCCTCACGCTCACCGAGCGGGTGCCGAGCCTGGGGTCGCATTACGTGGACACGTTCGCCGCGGCCGTCCCGTCGCGTCGTCTGTCCACACCGGACGAGGTTGCGCGGCTTGTGACGTTCCTCGGCTCGGAGGCCAACGGCAACCTCACCGGGGAACTGGTGCGCGAGGGCAGTTCCGCGGCCCGCGCACCGCACGTCGGCGGGTGA
- a CDS encoding SAM-dependent methyltransferase, giving the protein MQDQAQNPGQTIPPSAKLDPTRPTVARVYDASLGGKDNYEVDRQVFELVKQVAPHQGDVSWMNRRFLVRAVRYLTEIVGMDQFLDLGSGLPTVQNTHEVAQFSNPDARVVYVDNDPICNAHGRALLEENENTRFVEADLTKPQDVLTHPEITRHLELDRPLVLMQIGTLHHVSDEEDPVAVMRAYVDALPSGSYVAMTHFWDPAAENPEWSRHAHELESKLHEAGLGSGFWRERAQIEKLFVGLELLEPGLVRLDDWWPAGPRTREAWPEENLMLGGVAVKR; this is encoded by the coding sequence GTGCAGGACCAGGCGCAGAACCCGGGGCAGACGATCCCACCATCGGCGAAGCTCGACCCCACGAGGCCGACGGTCGCCAGGGTCTACGACGCCAGCCTCGGGGGCAAGGACAACTACGAGGTCGATCGGCAGGTCTTCGAGCTGGTCAAACAGGTGGCTCCGCATCAGGGCGACGTCAGCTGGATGAACCGCAGGTTCCTCGTGCGCGCGGTCCGCTACCTCACTGAGATCGTGGGCATGGATCAGTTCCTCGACCTCGGCAGCGGGTTACCCACCGTGCAGAACACACACGAGGTCGCGCAGTTCAGCAACCCGGACGCCAGGGTCGTCTACGTGGACAACGACCCCATCTGCAACGCGCACGGCAGGGCGTTGCTTGAGGAGAACGAGAACACCCGGTTCGTCGAGGCCGACCTGACGAAGCCGCAGGACGTGCTCACCCATCCGGAGATCACGCGGCATCTCGAACTCGACCGCCCGCTGGTGCTCATGCAGATCGGCACGCTTCACCACGTGTCCGACGAGGAGGACCCGGTGGCGGTCATGCGCGCGTACGTTGACGCGCTGCCGTCCGGCTCGTACGTGGCGATGACGCATTTCTGGGACCCCGCGGCGGAGAACCCCGAGTGGTCGCGGCACGCCCACGAGCTGGAAAGCAAGCTGCACGAAGCGGGACTCGGAAGCGGGTTCTGGCGCGAGCGCGCGCAGATCGAGAAGCTGTTCGTCGGACTGGAGTTGCTGGAGCCGGGGCTCGTGCGACTCGACGACTGGTGGCCCGCGGGGCCGCGCACGCGCGAGGCGTGGCCGGAGGAGAACCTCATGCTCGGCGGGGTGGCCGTCAAACGGTGA
- a CDS encoding pyridoxamine 5'-phosphate oxidase family protein: MSTVMTEAEREAFLADRHVGVLAVSRDGRAPLAVPIWYGYEPGGDVLLWMDRDSMKDRAIRKAGRVSLVAQFEQFPYAYVSVEGPVVANDEPPTREEALAIAGRYLPQADAQAFVEANLRSDGSSILVRMRPERWLSQDQSKS, translated from the coding sequence ATGTCAACGGTCATGACCGAGGCCGAGCGGGAAGCCTTCCTCGCCGATCGTCACGTGGGCGTGCTCGCCGTGTCCCGGGACGGAAGGGCGCCTCTTGCCGTGCCCATTTGGTACGGCTACGAACCCGGCGGTGACGTGCTGCTCTGGATGGATCGCGATTCGATGAAGGACCGCGCGATCCGCAAGGCGGGCAGGGTGAGCCTCGTGGCACAGTTCGAACAGTTCCCGTACGCCTACGTCAGTGTTGAGGGCCCTGTCGTGGCGAACGACGAGCCGCCGACCCGTGAGGAGGCACTGGCGATCGCGGGCCGGTACCTGCCGCAGGCCGATGCCCAGGCGTTCGTGGAGGCGAACCTCCGTTCCGACGGATCGTCGATCCTCGTGCGCATGCGCCCTGAGCGCTGGCTGAGCCAGGACCAGAGCAAGTCCTGA
- a CDS encoding MarR family winged helix-turn-helix transcriptional regulator, whose amino-acid sequence MSRLHDDLHWTLARLKLSLGAAEAEVVARHGMDLWGYTTLMTVADAPAGSQLALAKAMEVDKSKLVAILDDLEAAGYVVRKPDPADRRARIIEATPEGMRALHAASAEVAAIEDSLLADLGEDERDTLRTTLRKLVGEPVARLDGGGPAPDACAGQRR is encoded by the coding sequence GTGAGCCGACTGCACGACGACCTGCACTGGACCCTCGCCCGGCTCAAGCTCAGCCTCGGCGCGGCGGAGGCCGAGGTGGTGGCCAGGCACGGCATGGACCTGTGGGGCTACACCACCCTCATGACCGTCGCCGACGCTCCCGCCGGGAGTCAGCTCGCGCTCGCCAAAGCCATGGAAGTGGACAAGAGCAAGCTCGTCGCGATCCTCGACGACCTCGAAGCAGCCGGTTACGTCGTCCGCAAACCCGATCCGGCCGACCGCAGGGCTCGCATCATCGAAGCGACGCCGGAGGGGATGCGGGCGCTGCACGCCGCGTCCGCCGAGGTGGCCGCCATCGAGGACAGCCTGCTCGCCGACCTCGGTGAGGACGAACGCGACACGCTGCGCACCACTCTGCGCAAGCTCGTCGGTGAGCCGGTCGCCCGGCTCGACGGCGGTGGTCCCGCCCCCGACGCCTGCGCAGGGCAGCGTCGCTGA
- the recQ gene encoding DNA helicase RecQ yields the protein MGNPQTLDVLKRVFGYDSFRDNQQQIIDHVTGGGDALVLMPTGGGKSLCYQIPALVRDGVGVVISPLIALMQDQVDGLRAAGVHAGYLNSTQDPDERRMVEAEFLAGELDLLYLAPERLRSEATMRLVERGPVSVFAIDEAHCVSQWGHDFRPDYLALSALHERRPDVPRVALTATATPATRDEITTRLKLDDARVFVSSFDRPNIQYRIVPKKDPRKQVLEFLRAEHPGDAGIVYCLSRRSVEETAEFLTRNGIEALPYHAGLDAGTRARHQSRFLREDGLVVVATIAFGMGIDKPDVRFVAHLDLPKSVEGYYQETGRAGRDGLPSTAWLAYGLSDVVAQRRLIDTSEGDAAHRRRLSAHLDAMLALCETVDCRRARLLAYFGQDGAKDRCGNCDTCLSPPESWDGTVAAQKLLSTVVRLRRERGQKFGAGQIIDILRGKLTPKVTQHRHDTLSVFGVGSDLGEGEWRAVVRQLLAAGLLAVEGDYGTLVTTESSDEVLFSGRTVPMRRDPARVAVRTSRSTSSARAEPVELDAEASAVFERLRAWRAATAKEQGVPAYVIFHDATLRQIATLRPATRDELATVNGVGETKLNRYGEGVLGVLTS from the coding sequence GTGGGGAATCCGCAGACACTCGACGTCCTCAAGCGCGTCTTCGGTTACGACTCGTTCCGCGACAACCAGCAGCAGATCATCGATCATGTGACCGGCGGCGGCGACGCACTCGTGCTGATGCCCACCGGTGGTGGCAAGTCGCTCTGCTATCAGATCCCCGCGCTGGTGCGCGACGGCGTCGGTGTGGTGATCTCGCCACTGATCGCGCTCATGCAGGACCAGGTGGACGGGCTGAGGGCCGCCGGTGTGCACGCCGGGTACCTCAACTCGACGCAAGACCCCGACGAGCGCCGCATGGTGGAGGCCGAGTTCCTCGCGGGCGAACTCGATCTGCTCTATCTCGCGCCGGAACGGCTGCGGTCCGAGGCCACCATGCGGCTCGTCGAACGCGGTCCCGTTTCGGTGTTCGCCATCGACGAGGCGCACTGTGTCTCCCAGTGGGGCCACGACTTCCGCCCCGACTACCTCGCACTGTCGGCGCTGCACGAGCGCAGGCCCGACGTGCCGCGCGTCGCGTTGACGGCCACGGCCACCCCCGCCACTCGCGACGAGATCACCACACGGCTGAAGCTGGACGACGCCCGCGTGTTCGTCTCCAGCTTCGACCGGCCCAACATTCAGTACCGGATCGTGCCGAAGAAGGACCCGCGCAAGCAGGTGCTGGAATTCCTCCGCGCCGAGCACCCCGGCGACGCGGGCATCGTCTACTGCCTTTCCCGCCGTTCGGTGGAGGAGACCGCCGAGTTCCTCACCCGCAACGGCATCGAGGCATTGCCCTACCACGCGGGGCTCGACGCGGGAACGCGCGCGAGGCACCAGTCGCGGTTTCTCCGCGAGGACGGCCTCGTCGTGGTGGCCACCATCGCGTTCGGCATGGGCATCGACAAGCCCGACGTGCGGTTCGTGGCACACCTCGACCTGCCCAAGTCGGTGGAGGGCTACTACCAGGAGACGGGACGCGCGGGGCGTGACGGGCTGCCGTCCACGGCGTGGCTCGCCTACGGCCTCTCGGACGTCGTGGCACAGCGGCGGCTGATCGACACCTCGGAGGGCGACGCCGCACACCGGCGGCGGCTGTCCGCTCACCTCGACGCGATGCTCGCGCTGTGCGAGACGGTGGACTGCCGCAGGGCTCGACTGCTCGCCTATTTCGGACAGGACGGCGCGAAGGACCGTTGCGGTAACTGCGACACGTGCCTTTCGCCACCGGAGTCGTGGGACGGCACCGTCGCGGCGCAGAAACTGCTCTCCACCGTCGTCCGCCTTCGCAGGGAACGCGGTCAGAAGTTCGGAGCAGGGCAGATCATCGACATCCTGCGCGGCAAGCTCACCCCGAAGGTCACCCAGCATCGGCACGACACGCTCTCGGTGTTCGGGGTCGGCTCCGACCTCGGTGAGGGTGAGTGGCGCGCGGTGGTGAGGCAGTTGCTCGCCGCGGGCTTGCTCGCCGTCGAGGGTGACTACGGCACGCTCGTCACCACGGAGTCGTCCGACGAGGTGCTGTTTTCGGGCAGGACGGTGCCGATGCGGCGCGATCCGGCGCGGGTCGCGGTGCGCACGTCTCGCTCGACGTCGTCGGCACGCGCCGAGCCGGTGGAACTGGACGCCGAGGCCAGCGCGGTGTTCGAGCGGTTGCGGGCCTGGCGGGCCGCCACCGCGAAGGAACAGGGCGTGCCAGCGTATGTGATCTTCCACGACGCGACATTGCGGCAGATCGCCACGCTGCGACCCGCGACCCGCGACGAGCTGGCGACGGTGAACGGCGTCGGAGAGACCAAGCTGAACAGGTACGGTGAGGGCGTGCTCGGCGTCCTGACCTCCTGA
- a CDS encoding 3'(2'),5'-bisphosphate nucleotidase CysQ, with product MTDARLAARLADEAGRLLLRLRGAPGFRTPDEAREMGRRGDAEANALILRGLAGERPGDAVLSEESADDPARLSAGRVWIVDPLDGTREYGIGRPDWTVHVALWKAGEGITDAAVAEPDRGWVIATDEKSEKTVEMPGKAVRILVSGTRPPEFAQKVADDVGGELVPMGSAGAKAMAVVKGEADAYLHAGGQYEWDSAAPVGVARSAGLHASRIDGSELVYNRPSPYLPDLLICRSALADPLLRAIARARN from the coding sequence ATGACCGACGCACGACTTGCCGCGCGGCTCGCCGACGAAGCGGGCAGGCTGCTGCTCAGGCTCAGGGGAGCACCCGGGTTCCGAACTCCCGACGAGGCTCGTGAAATGGGACGTCGCGGTGACGCGGAGGCGAACGCGCTGATCCTGCGAGGGCTCGCCGGGGAACGGCCCGGCGATGCCGTGCTGTCGGAGGAGTCCGCCGACGACCCCGCGAGGCTCAGTGCGGGCAGGGTGTGGATCGTGGACCCGCTCGACGGCACCCGCGAATACGGGATCGGACGGCCCGACTGGACGGTGCACGTCGCGCTCTGGAAAGCGGGCGAGGGAATAACGGACGCCGCTGTGGCCGAACCCGACCGAGGGTGGGTCATCGCGACGGACGAGAAATCGGAAAAGACTGTCGAAATGCCCGGAAAGGCCGTCCGCATTCTCGTCAGCGGCACCCGGCCCCCCGAATTCGCGCAAAAGGTCGCCGACGACGTCGGCGGGGAACTGGTGCCGATGGGCTCGGCGGGGGCCAAAGCCATGGCGGTGGTGAAGGGCGAGGCGGATGCCTACCTGCACGCCGGGGGCCAGTACGAGTGGGACTCCGCGGCACCTGTCGGTGTCGCCAGGTCGGCGGGTCTGCATGCGAGCCGGATCGACGGTTCCGAACTGGTGTACAACAGGCCGTCGCCGTACCTTCCTGACCTGCTCATCTGCCGCTCGGCGCTGGCGGACCCGCTGCTGAGGGCGATCGCGCGCGCCAGGAACTGA
- the mgtE gene encoding magnesium transporter yields MAAMAAQPTETLRDLLEDNDLPGLQNWLAEHPPYEIADELGRADAVHAVLLFRLLDKDRALTVFEELDPPDQQKVLEGLREPAFRDVVERMAPDDRARLLGEAPAKFARHVLAGLSARERRYTAALLGYPEHSVGRYMTPETVALRHHMSAAEALDVVRRKGADAETVYTLPVIDDRRYFLGTVSLRDLVLSAPDRPVAEIANADVPQVHATDDVEEAARLMQDTNVLALTVTDSENRVLGLLTFDDAFEVIEAADTEDFARQSASTPWAGHYMSASVVELARARAVWLLLLIVAATLTVNVLQLFEDTLASVTALALFIPLLVGTGGNAGAQAATAAVRALAVGEVRTKDVLRVAWRECRVGLVLGSMLAVVALVIGTLLVNVTVAASVAVSLVAVCAWAATIGSTMPLLAKRVGIDPAVISAPLVTTLVDATGLIIYFLVARLVFGL; encoded by the coding sequence ATGGCGGCCATGGCAGCACAGCCGACCGAGACACTGCGGGATCTGCTGGAGGACAACGACCTTCCCGGCCTTCAGAACTGGCTGGCGGAACACCCGCCGTACGAGATCGCCGACGAGCTCGGGCGCGCAGACGCCGTCCACGCCGTTCTGCTGTTCCGGCTGCTCGACAAGGACAGGGCGCTCACCGTCTTCGAGGAACTCGATCCCCCCGACCAGCAGAAGGTGCTCGAAGGGTTGCGTGAGCCCGCGTTCAGGGATGTGGTCGAGCGGATGGCGCCGGACGACAGGGCCCGGCTGCTCGGCGAGGCGCCCGCGAAGTTCGCGCGCCACGTCCTTGCGGGGCTGAGTGCCCGCGAACGCCGCTACACGGCCGCGTTGCTCGGCTACCCGGAGCATTCGGTCGGCCGCTACATGACCCCCGAGACGGTCGCCCTGCGTCACCACATGAGCGCTGCGGAGGCTCTCGACGTGGTGCGCAGGAAGGGTGCGGACGCCGAGACGGTCTACACGCTTCCGGTGATCGACGACCGGCGCTATTTCCTCGGCACGGTGTCTCTGCGCGACCTCGTGCTCAGTGCACCGGACAGGCCGGTCGCGGAGATCGCGAACGCCGATGTGCCGCAGGTGCATGCCACCGACGACGTCGAGGAGGCGGCACGCTTGATGCAGGACACCAACGTGCTCGCCCTGACCGTCACGGACAGCGAGAACCGCGTGCTGGGGTTGCTCACGTTCGACGACGCCTTCGAGGTGATCGAGGCCGCCGACACCGAGGACTTCGCGCGTCAGTCGGCATCGACGCCGTGGGCGGGTCACTACATGTCGGCGAGCGTGGTGGAGCTGGCGAGGGCGCGGGCGGTGTGGTTGCTGCTGCTGATCGTCGCGGCCACCTTGACGGTGAACGTGCTCCAGCTCTTTGAGGACACGCTGGCGAGTGTGACGGCGCTGGCCCTGTTCATCCCGTTGCTGGTGGGCACGGGTGGCAACGCGGGCGCGCAGGCGGCGACGGCGGCGGTGAGGGCGCTGGCCGTCGGGGAGGTGCGCACGAAGGACGTGCTCAGGGTCGCGTGGCGGGAGTGCCGGGTCGGTCTCGTGCTCGGCTCCATGCTCGCCGTGGTGGCGCTCGTGATCGGCACGCTGCTCGTGAACGTCACCGTGGCCGCCAGTGTCGCGGTCTCGCTCGTGGCGGTGTGTGCCTGGGCGGCGACCATCGGCTCCACGATGCCGCTGCTGGCCAAGCGCGTCGGCATCGACCCCGCCGTGATCTCCGCGCCCCTGGTGACCACGCTGGTCGATGCCACAGGGCTCATCATCTACTTCCTCGTGGCGCGCCTGGTCTTCGGTCTGTGA